Proteins encoded within one genomic window of Panicum virgatum strain AP13 chromosome 1N, P.virgatum_v5, whole genome shotgun sequence:
- the LOC120653966 gene encoding hydroquinone glucosyltransferase-like, whose protein sequence is MESLVSTGTAERTAPPRPHVVLVASPGAGHLIPMAELARRLVAHHGLAATLVTFADLSARPDAHSAVFSSLRDAGVATAVLPAVPLDDLPADARLETVLLELIGRSVPHLRALLRDISSAAPLAALVPDFFVAVTLPLAAELGVPAYIFFPCNLTTLSLMRSAVELNDGVASGGEFRDLPDALQLPGGVLLRREDYGDGFRSSKEPVYAHLIEEGRRYRAAAGFLVNTFYDMEPGDAEELKTLAARSTFPLAYPVGPLIRPSSDEDAVSPCIEWLDRQPTGSVVYVSFGSAGSLSVEQTAELAAGLEDSGHRFLWVVRMPSLDGIDSATGTIHGNDKDDPLAWLPEGFVERTSGRGLAVAAWAPQVRVLSHPATAAFVSHCGWNSTLESVASGVPMVAWPLYAEQGANAAVLSESVGVALRPRAARADGLMAWEEIAAAVREVMGGEEKGRAVRRRAGDLQRAAARACAPGGSSWQVLEEVAGKWKAAAAARH, encoded by the coding sequence ATGGAGTCACTGGTCAGCACGGGCACCGCGGagcggacggcgccgccgcggccgcacgTCGTGCTGGTCGCCagccccggcgccggccacctcaTCCCGATGGCCGAGCTGGCGCGTCGGCTCGTCGCGCACCACGGCCTCGCGGCCACGCTCGTCACCTTCGCCGACCTCTCCGCCCGCCCGGACGCGCACTCCGCGGTCTTTTCCTCCCTCCGCGACGCCGGCGTCGCCACCGCCGTGCTCCCCGCCGTCCCGCTCGACGACCTCCCAGCCGACGCCCGCCTCGAGACCGTGCTCCTCGAGCTCATCGGCCGCTCCGTCCCGCACCTCCGCGCCCTGCTCCGCGACATCAGCTccgccgccccgctcgccgcgcTGGTGCCGGACTTCTTCGTCGCCGTGAcgcttcccctcgccgccgagctcggcgtCCCGGCCTACATCTTCTTCCCCTGCAACCTCACCACGCTCTCCCTCATGCGCAGCGCCGTGGAGCTCAACGACGGCGTTGCCTCCGGCGGGGAGTTCCGTGACCTCCCGGACGCTCTCCAGCTTCCCGGGGGCGTGTTGCTGCGCCGCGAGGACTACGGGGACGGGTTCCGGAGCAGCAAGGAGCCGGTCTACGCGCACCTCATCGAGGAGGGCCGCCggtaccgcgccgccgccggcttcttGGTGAACACCTTCTACGACATGGagcccggcgacgcggaggagctCAAGACTCTGGCGGCAAGAAGCACGTTCCCGCTTGCTTACCCAGTGGGCCCGCTCATCCGGCCAAGCTCCGACGAAGACGCCGTGTCGCCGTGCATAGAGTGGCTGGATCGCCAGCCAACGGGATCCGTGGTGTACGTCTCCTTTGGGAGCGCCGGCTCGCTGTCCGTGGAGCagacggcggagctcgccgccgggctGGAGGACAGCGGTCACAGGTTCCTCTGGGTCGTGCGCATGCCAAGCCTGGACGGCATCGACTCCGCCACGGGTACCATCCACGGTAACGACAAGGACGACCCGCTGGCCTGGCTTCCCGAGGGGTTTGTGGAGCGGACGAGCGGCCGTGGCCTCGCCGTGGCGGCGTGGGCGCCGCAGGTGCGCGTGCTCTCGcacccggcgacggcggcgttcgtgtcgcactgcgggtggaactcgacGCTGGAGAGCGTGGCGTCCGGGGTGCCGATGGTCGCGTGGCCGCTGTACGCGGAGCAGGGCGCGAACGCCGCGGTGCTGTCGGAGAGCGTGGGCGTGGCGCtgcggccgcgcgcggcgcgggcggacggGCTGATGGCGTGGGAGGAGATCGCGGCGGCCGTGCGGGAGGTGATGGGTGgggaggagaaggggcgcgccgtgcgccgccgggccggggacctgcagcgggcggcggcgcgggcgtgcgCGCCTGGGGGGTCGTCCTGGCAGGTGCTGGAGGAAGTCGCCGGCAAGTGgaaggccgcggccgccgcccggcaTTGA